The DNA sequence TGATGCTACGACCTCAGTGTTCTACACCGCTTCTCAGAGGTACACACGTTAAGGTATGCAAATAAGATTGAGGCATATAGAGAGCCCACCGTGGGGTGTCAGTGTGGAGAGAACTCCAAAGAAGGCATGTTAGCAATACTATAAGTATGTCCAGGGCACAATTTACATTCTGAAGATGCAAGAATTTGAATAACTGTTCCTTATACCCCCAACCAAAATCAGTTGCTACCAGTGATAGACcatttaaaccagtggttctcagccTTTTTGAATCCACAGCCCCCCATAGTCCAGAACATAATTAGAGAATCCCATGACTTTTCCACTTGTATGTGATTTACTAGATaaggtaaaataatttttactcacaatttctactTGCTAAAATATAATCGTTAGAAAAATGCCCATGGAGTTATATGTTTTTCTTAATTTACATGACTTTTCCAAATCTAAAATGTTAAATTCTCATATATCTAAGTTTATAGGATTCTGATGCTTCAACGACAAAGAACTgggtttttttaaattgtttaattagtCATTTCGAGGCCcctgttgagaaccactgatttaaagtgatagttcatgcacaaatgaaaattctgtcttttaCGCCCCCTCCAAATGTCAAATGGAAATAAGTGGTTTCCAGTCTTGTTTTGGGCCCCACTTGGACAAAAACAgcagaaacattcttcaaaatacaatACCTCTATTTGTGCTCCCCAGAAGAAAGAAGGTCACAcatgtttagaacaacatgagagtgagtaaatgatgacagaattttcagttgcAGCTGAACTGTCCTTCGAAGTAGTGCATTATACAGTCAATGGAAGTGACCAAATGTCTTGTCTTGAGATTGTTTACTGATTCATATTGGTTGTTGTGCTAAAAGATTTTAATGAACCATTTCAGATCTCCTTGGATCTGTCCAGAGCTCTGTTCTCTTGACTCAAAAGTGTACTTTGTTCAGATTTAATACCTTTATTGCCATGTTGTAAATTCGAATGATGAATTTCCGGTCGGACAGAATTAAAACTTGTGGCTAAGACTTTACATGCCAAATTTGCGCTAAGCTATGAGATCTATGCTACCGAAGAGTGTAAAGTGaccagcagattttttttttccatgaaaaAGTGCCATGTTCACTGTAACACCTTAAGTCAAAGCAGGCTAACAGATGTTTTTGTGTGGGAGCAATGACATATAGGTAAATAAAAAAGTCAGTTATAAATTGTCAGCTGCCAAGAGTGTCATActggatcaaaaaaaaaaaagtgcagtacTTGGTTGCTGCAAAGCAATGTGGATGGAAACCACAAAACAAGACACAAATGTAAGTTACTAGTATAGAATACATAAGGAtccatgtaaaaatgtatattaacaacacacacacactaaatattttttttaaaaaatgtctatTTCCAGTATCAACATATTTCCAGTAAAATTCCCAAAGACAAGCATTGTATATTGCACCACCCAAATGTGTAATATTTGATTGCAATTGATCTTTAAAAATCACACAGACATCTGTATTGTGAATGTAGTTATGTATTGATTGAATGTGTTCCAAAATCattctttcaataaaaaaaaaatattatttaaatttgtgcTGAATGTTTGAAAACAGGACATTTACTTTAACATGATCTGATGAACCATGACTTTGATCACAACGttgtataattgtatttgtaAGGAGAGGTAGTGAATGgctttaaatgtttttgactgcttttttttttttttaataccagaATGCATtacaattctgtttttctttttcttttttgtttctttttttctattgtatttGCACAGAATGTGGAAATGGCTCAAATGGAAGTGTCTGGGAATAAATATTCTCTTGACATTGCTGTAGCAAGAACCAGTTGAATTTTGTCAATGCCTCCGAGCTAGATTTTGTGACTCAAATGGTATGCGGGAAAGCAAATGTAATGTTGTAGCCTTTTTGTGACTCAAACACGTGTGCAAAAAGCAAACCTCGCATGCATGTCTGCTATGGTGGACCACACAGTAGAATTATCTAGTACATGTAAAGTCGCAAACCACTGTATATTGAATGGTCGTCTGTGCAACAGTCCACTGCAAGGGTATGTCTCCACTGTGCTAATTGATTTCTACAGAGgtcccctaatatatatattcacacacaaaaaagttacAGACTATATTTAAAgcacaaaaaagagagaaaaaactaTGTATTTGTTAAAATGATATAACTGTTTTACATATACTCAGACCTCTGTTtgaaaatcacattcaaaatatcatgcaaacatcatttaaaatgtaagctAATTTGCTTGTTTTTTAGTACATCATCTGATTATTATCACTAGCGTGCCGTTTTACAGAGTAGACAATGTGAAAACTTCACTGTACATCAGCTGCTACCTACAAGCGGTAGATTTAGTCACCTATAGATTGTCATATAGTCACATATTTCAGTGCTGAACTGACTCAGACATAAGAGTTACTGGACTGTTAGCACTCTGCTACACTCTCCAGTGCTCAGATACATTCTTTATATTGGTGCACAAAGATGCTCTGACCTATTGTAAGTTAATGTCTTGTAAACTTGTAATGTAAAGGTAGGTGTATTTGTACATTTTGCTGccaatgtaaagaaaaaaaaatgttgtgaaatgtattttttgtattatgttgtttttattatattgtacataaaagcactttaattttaattttttaaataaaagaaataaaaccaCTGATTCTTACTGATTCAACATTATTTGCATCGGTTATTGTTACAGTTTTGAAACTTGCAGTGGCATAGAACTATTAAAATGGCATCAAACTGTTACACATGTTtggaataagatttttttttttttaaggagtcATATGAATGCAGGGCTGCATCTATTTAatgtatagtaaaaaaaaaaaacgtaatattgtgaattattattattattattattaaaataactcttttctatttgaatacattttaaaatgttatttatcccTGTgatcgcaaagctgaattttcagcagccattacttaactcttcagtgtcatatgatctttaAGAAATCATTAATCACCAGCTTTATTAATGTTGGaatcagtttttgctgcttaatatttttgtagaaactgataCAGTGATACagtgacttttgatcaatttaaagcctccttgcagaataattttttttttttttacttaccccaaacttttgaatggtactgtatcagactttccacaaaaatattaagcaggaaaagctgttttcaacattaataagaagaaatgtttttatttttttagcaccaaataatgatttctgaaggatcgtgacactgaagactggagaaatggctgctgaaaatgcagctttgcatcacagaaatgaactgcatcttaaaataaaagttatttaaattgtaacaatattaacACGTaataatatcactgtttttactgtattttttgtattttctgccttggtgagcataagacactttttaagaaattataaatatttccaaacttttgaccagttgtgtgtgtgtgtgtgtcattcagATACAGGTTGTAGAGTATAAAATTCATTGTCTATGGAATAGCtctataaaacatggaaacccaacatgtgtgtgtgtgtgtgtgtgtgtgtgtgtgtgtgtacttaaccatattttggggacaaacttgtacccaaaaatgaacaaaacctGACAAAATCACCACAAACCCCAACTTGGGGACaaactgttataaaaataaagtttttttttttttttttctaattgtgaAAATGCAGAAGGTTTTCTGTGAGGTATAGGGGTGGGTTTATGTAAAAAATTGTATAAgtatctgtatataaaaacaatagagaTATATGTAATATCCCCATTTACACAAGtaaatgtgtgtactgtatgtgtagtaTTATATCACTATATATCAGAATCACGTTTATTACCAAGTACTATATGTATACATGTACGAGGAATTTGTCTTGGTAAATATAAAGCTCACCACTACCACTCAAGGGGTCAGCTAAGAATTTGTAAGCAAATTATTAGGTTTCATAGGTTCTCTTTTTTTCCTCACTATAGCGCCTCAACAGAGATTTTTGCGATCTGCTCAGagaaactcttaatttagcttttaTCATGCTTCCATCGTGTGGCCATTGTTGGTATACGACTCTGTCATCTTGCTTATATTTCACAAGCCGTAATGGTTGTGCTCATCTTGCTTCTTTCGGGTTACATCAAGTGTCAAAAAGTATCAACACGATGCTCATATCCAGCTATGGTAACGTAAATAATAAGGTTCCTCTCAGTTAATGTGCGATTGTATCAAAGTATCTGACGCAGGTTAAAGTTAAACTAAATCTTGTAAAAGCATGAGTTAGTCGGACCAAGACTTAGGCCTAGGTGTGGTGTACTGTTTGCACAGTGACACAACCAGAGAGATGAGGAAAATAATGTCTTTGGGATATTTGTTAACTATTTTAGTTTACTTTCAAATATTTGTAAAGTAATTTCTTTACTTTTATTATGGTAATCTGTGTGCAGTACGgggaaaatatatttgaattgtaTGGAAGACGAGTTTACAGCTTACAATATGTGGTGTGAACATTACCAAACAAAGGCAGGCTAATGTCCCTCAGCAGACAAGACCAGTCCGCGCCGGGAAAGGAAATAAAAGTGCATGCGCGACGACGCTGTACGATTTGTGATGTCTTAGTGAAGATGACTTATAGGCCTAATatctttcaaataattttattatagtcGTTACTTAATTCATATTATATTCGGAAAACACGAATAAAATGATATCACAAATGTGGTTTAGTCCTGTCCCAACCGAATTTGCGACCATTAATTGCCTTTGGGAAACCCAAAGGCAATTAATGGTCGCAAATTCGGTCGTTGCCAAGTTGGCTAACAATATGCTTTCGGAAACTCTTTACGGCACGCCTACCTCTATCACTATCCAATGACACACTTGGAGATAATGAGCGATCATCCAATCATGCCTTTATCTAACCTgcctctgctttttttttttcagagtgaaATTTCTGCGCACCTGTTGGCAATGTAGCTACATGTTAGATCACGAATCTTGAGGGATCATTCTTCTTAACACTTTCATcttttcctttaatttttttttaatcacttttcaCGTTTTCATCACTTTTTAACACGTTTTCGGAGCATTATCGTTGTACACTGGTGTATTTTGGTGAACCATTTGTTTGTCCTCGTTTAGTGAAAATATGAACCATTCTGACCTTCAGAGACTTTTTGCAGTATGTGATGGGAATAAATCAGGAAGAGTCGAATACGAGGACTTCACCAGTGTTTTCCAAGAGCTTAATGTGCCTGCGGATGAGATCAGGACTTTATTCAACAAGTTTGATCTGGACGGAGACGGGTACATTAATTTCAGCGACTTTTCGTCAAGTTTTCAGGAAGTTTCCGAAGCCCTCAATTTGGCTTTGTTGGGAAACAGTTTGCAAATTCATAGAAGCGCTTGGGAAGAGTTTGAAAACAAATTAGACGGAGATGTGGCCTTTTATTTGGGAAGGTATGTTTAAATTTAAGTTCAAATTCACATTTACTGACAAAAGAGAAGCCAGTGTAGCCTACATGggttgataataatattaataaggaTTTCCGAGACGATAGTCTAGTTTTAATATGGGCtactttataatatattattaggcctatttttttaaataattttcatgaaGTTATCAAAGATTTTCAaggtaaatttacatttatttttgttattaatatcgAATTTCCTTAGGGTTACTGAATTTGGCTTAAACTTACCTTAGGCTAAATAAAAGTGTCGAATCAAGctcctttaaaataaagtttttgtacTTAACTATGTTTTTGGGacttttaaaacatgtttatatgtgtgtataaaataATATGCCAACCTTTTTCCTCAAATTCAGACAAATTCAGGATTTCCccactaaaacattttttacctttaaaaacaaagacaaacattactgaaaaataattttgatgTTCATGTATTTTGTCAAATTCGTCAAATATCTGcctaacttaaattttttttttttaatccagccACATATATACTTCTattgtttttgtgtatgtgtctGCAGGCAGTGGGATGAGTTGAAGGAGTTATATGAACAGATCCACTCCACATCAGATGAGCTTGTACTGCAGCAATATGAGGATCTCATCAAGGCTCTTGTGGCTGAGAGCAAAGAGCACAGGATGGAGAGTGAACAACTTGAGACTAGTCTACGAAGGTGAGAGGAGCATTTCCAGGATTCAGCTGGGATGCTTTGGTGAATCACTATTTACAACAGCTGGTATGGCTTTTTCAGATTGTCTTGACCAGCTAAGATGTTATGAAGGACAGAAACTGCACCTTGATATAATGGCATGCACTTTTATTTCTTCGAAAGAACAAAGTCAAAGAATTAAGGCAATTTTAATGGCAAAATtcgtatcctttttttttttttttaatggtgctgtatgtaggattgagaCAGAGTGGTTGATccaggtattgcagtccaaaatCAAATTATTGGAGAGGGTTTATTTCTTCCACCCAGCCCCTCCACCTCAGACATGCACATGCAAGTTGCCAGAATGATGACAGCATTGAAGACACCAACAGGAACGAATGGACTTGACCGTGAATGAAGTGcgctgtgttttccaccaactaGCAACCTGTGGGTGCCGAAATCAAATTGGGTAAATTGGCAGTGGGAGGGTTTCACAAtccaaaacagaaacagacaTTCTTGCCctgaatgcacattttcaaaggagaataactgactgtagcactgtttttcagataaacaagtatgttaacttggcatatttcttaaatatcggcaaacatattatggtatttctCTACTTTAGTAGAGTCAAATACTTGCATACAGCacctttttaagaattttaattatcagattatttattttaaagttgttgtttttcagcTTCCTTGGTCTCAATCGCCAGAAACCCTGAAAACATCCATTACAGAATTGAATACAGTATTGCAGTGTGCACAAAAATATTGTAGTCTTCAATTTCAGATGAATTAACCCTAATTAATATAATTGTGAATTTCCTGTTTAGTACATTTTGTATGGTGGACGGGAGAAATAGCCAGCTTTTTCTGTCAGGgagttgttttctttttctgttaaGTGTTTAATGGATTCAGGTATAAAGCTTATATTGTTGAAATGAAAAGTTCTGCCATTTCTCAGGAAGGAAGACATTTGAAAATTAGGCTAGAGTTACAAAACTTTATGTGGTTCTGTAAGTATGGGTACAGTTTGAGTGCTCCGTTTTCCCAGTGAGACACATTCCAGGCCTTTACTGTGTGCTTGGAGCGGTTTGTTTCACCTCAGGTCCACCTTCCAAAGTTACATCTTCTTGAGTCCTACCTTTTGTTCGTTCCTCCCTTCCCTTTATTCAGAGGTTTCCTCAACTGCACGATAAGACTGTGTAGCTTAAAGGAGTATTTTATCTCTCCAGTAGTTGCTCCTCGGGGAACATTTCTTTTAAGATCTGGATGTAGGTGCACCTGGATGAATTAAAGGGTGTCCTAAGACCAAGGCTGGTTGTTTCAAACTGCTTTCTGGTAAAACGACATTAAAGGTGCTGTTTGGTTCTGAAAGGCTAAGCCTTTTGCTTTTTGATGTCGACAGGACAGAGGAACTGACCAGCAGTCAGTTGGCAGAGATGGAGGAGGACTTGCAGCAGCAACTGGCCCACACAGAAGAAAGGGTCAGGGAAGAGGTGAGAAGGCAGACAAGTTTGATGTGTAGTGATTATGAATTGGCACATCTGTGTACATTTATTGAATATTAAAAGTTAAGATTAATGCAAAAGTAGGCAGTACTTTTCTGCATCTCTTGATGATATACATGTTTAAGTATTACAGATCCATGTGTATTTAactatatagttattttaataatatatagccCATTTATATACTCATGAGATATGAGATATGATATATGATCTATGAgatatataggtgtgtgtgtacttcatcagttttttattattttagcagtttccaaggcaacattaccatttttttaatttacttttttatagtTTAACTTCAGCTTTTTCAAAGATCAAACTTGTTTGAGTATTTATTCTATTTTAGTAGTTAAGAATAACACTGATACCAAGACAGCTTAACATGCTTAAACATGTTTACATTTGTGCATGTATTCATACACCTGTTCAGTGTGTGCCATTATGCATGTAATTCTGTCTTGGTAAATGAAAATATGGATTTCAGGTTCTGCTTTTTACTCGGTGGTTCACCTTTATTCTTGTAGCCCGGTGAGATGTTTTTAACAGGAAGGCCAGCCTGACTCTGTGTGCACAAAGGCTTTTCTATGAGAGCTTGTAAATGCCTCCTTATTAGGCCTTTGCATATAAGGAAAACACTCTTCTTGGGTTTCATGGATCTAGGAGCAAAAGAAATTGGACGAATCCATTGCTATGCTCCAAATCAAGCATGAGAATGAACTGGCAGATCTGCACACAACAATAGAGAGGCTCACAAAGGTGAACGAATGATGTGGGATTCTTATTTTAATGCCTTTTACATGTGGGTTTGACTCTATTTTTGTTACTTTCAATGTGTTGCTTACATTGTCTCAAATTTTAGCAGTATCAAGAGGAGTTGAAATCAAACAGCCCCAGGGAAGATGCCATCAAATTGAGAGCACAGATTAGAGATCTGATGCAGGTATGAATCTGATATTCCTTTACCACAATGCAGTgccctttaaattatttgaacAGAAGGGAAAGTTTGAACAAATGCCAGTTTTTACTTGAAAGGATAGtttatcccaaaatgaaaattctcccCTAAAGGTATACCAGAATTGTACGACTGACTTCTGTGGATGCAAGGTAATTTATTAAGAGAAGTGTCTCTCAATAGGGTCCAATGCTTTGTTCCCCAAATTCAAGATCTCAAGTTTTGTGGAGGTGAAACGATCACAAAGACCGATATGGTAACTTCTAATGGGGCATTCAATACTTTTCAACTAAAAACTGTATGCGTTTTGACCATTCATTAACGTGACCACAGTGTTTTGGGAGGGCTGAAAATGAAAACGTCTGAAAATGGGATAATTTGTGAAAAgtgttgtgtgtgcgtgtgtatgtattAAGTCTATAGGTTTGTGTGCAGGTGCATAGTGTTTCTTTGCAAAGAGACATTGCCAGCTACTTAATTCAGAATGAAGGCTGGCACTAAAGATCTGTGTTCCTGCAGTATCTACAACTGAATGTTGTGCGAGACACTGAATTGCTGTTTGTGGGAGGAAGAATACGAATGTGTAGTCTGGAGAAAGATGTGACTTGTGGGATTcatgcaaaaaaattatctgaaaagtcaaataaaattttaggatacagaatgttatgtttattgcacGACAAAAATAAATGGTCTACAGGTGCATTGTTGAATATTCTCAGTGGGGAAAGGAAAAAAGCAAAGGAAAGCACCTTCCCTTCGTCTGCTGCGAAAAATGCAGAAAGGTGAGCTGAAGCTTAATGTTTGTGTGGGAATTGGAAAAAAATAGCCCATGTACTGTATATAGCCTATAGTGCAATAGGACTGAAAAATCTACATAGATCTCTCTATCTGTAGGCAGGAACAGGAAGAAATAACTTTAGTTGGAGTGGCATTGAAAAATTGATCCCGTGGAGACCTGTAATTGGCACACTTGCAATGCATATTGAAACATTTGTGATCTTATCAGCTTTCATTTGTGTTCCTCTGCAGGAGAATGAGGAGCTGAGAAGTTCTCTTATGAAAGCCCAGATAAGCGTCTCCATTCTCAAGGTTGAGTTGGACAGGTTGAAGAATGCATTCATGGAACAGAAACTCCAACACAAGAGGTGAGATTAACTGATGCTTCAGTTAATTTAAGCTGTTTTTGTAAATGTGAATGCTGCAATTGGTTCTTAAACACAGCCTCCTCCAATGTCACTTTAGAAGTGATTTAAGAAAAACAGcttaatgtgatttttatttttcttctctgaGAAAGCGATGACCTTAAGAAGATGGTGATGGAGTACCAGTCTTATTCCAACCAAATAGAATCCCTCCAGTAAGTTAATTCAGTCATTCACTGTAAgagtcaaaataatcacaatattCTAATGATGACTTGTCTTCACATCAGGGAAATTAACAAAACGTATGTCAGCAATGATGGGTTACGCTCTGCACTGAGCCAGGATAATGCCTCTATGAAAAGACTGGTAGCgatttcagtgtttttattattaacttggaACTGCATTCATTGCAGCCATGATCAAACATTTGATTTTCCATTGTACAGAAATACACCATTGTTTCTGGAATTAATTTTAATGTATACCATAATCCTCATTAAAATGTCTGCTCTTCTGTAGCTCTCACCAAAAAATGAAGTTCCTTCTAGGGTGATTAAACCACTTCGACAGAGTACAATGAATCAAAGCGGGTAATTATACAGTTTGTTTACTTGCTATTTGTtgcagttgtaccttgacagaaaAATATACAGCGTAAAATCAAGATTATTTCTTAAGGCttgtatgtattatattattttaagttttactgAAGAGGACACTATGGCCCTGGTGAAGTTCTGGGCTGATAAGTATTTGGATAGTGGCGTGTCCATTCAGACAGACATCGAGCCGATGTCAGGCAGCAATTATGACAGTGACGACAGCCATAATTCAGTGGAAACCATGCATCATACTAGTTACACTACTCCATCTGAGCTGAAGGTAAGGCTTTAGTTTTCACAATATACAGGTGTATATCAGTATAATTCATTGCTGGGTTAAATAACTAATGTCTTGTAGGTGTCAGAGGAGAAGTCTGAAGCTTTGGGAACTGTAGCTCGTAGCACAGCTAGCTCAATATTTCGGCGGCGGTTGTCTGCTTTTCCTGTCAAGGTAGTTGTTGGAACTCTTGTTTACACACTAGGTATTCTAGAAACTATAAATGCCAAAGTAGCTTTTGGGAAAAGTGAAAAGCTTTAAGCAGTAGCTTGCCTTAGTTTTTCACAGgcagacatttaaaatgaatatttaactAGTTTTTGCAAGCactaaaatattttccttaaggttgaaaaccactgtgaTAGACTGCCTCTTGACAATTGTTCTCTAAAGCAAATTGAAGAAGACTTGCATGACACTGAAGATCTTGCTCCAGCGTACCGTCTGGTGTTGGCTGGGGATGCGGGGTCAGGAAAATCCAGCTTTTTACTACGATTGAGTCTCAATGAATTTAGAGGAGATATACAAACCACTCTTGGTGAGGAAAAATACAATAGTGTCAATTTTGAATGTGCTTTCTTGCCATATTAATACAGTAAGATTGAGAATCCAAGTTCATTCTTACAGGTGTTGATTTTCAAATCAAGAAGATGCTTGTAGATGGAGAGAAAACAAACCTTCAGATCTGGGACACTGCTGGACAGGAAAGGTATAGTTATGTTTCACTTAGGAACCAAGTGTAGACCAGCTTTGCTAAAATGTTATTATGGATGTTAGCTTGCATATTAATCTTCATTAGTGGTATCATGCTTTGCTTTTAtagaaaattataatttttttgttgtattcATAGACTTGTGTGTATGAGCAAGGATACATTACATTGATATTTATAGTGTTACagaattttcaaataaatgctgaacttCATATTCGGCACAACTGATTTGAAAAGTTTCTTGCACaccaagttcaagttcaagtctgctttgtcaatttccacatgtacagtacatacagagaatcgaaattgcgttactctcagaccccggtgcatacagataacattaacattaaagcctaaaaaatctagatcaaatataaaatgtagatacaactatacaataagggaatgtaaaaaaaaggcatataataaaattaaaaataaagttaaataaagcagcgcaaggcaaatgacagatatagtgcaaatcaatgaagtgaacaaaagtgcagataaaagattttgtgcaaaagaaaacaacaaaaaaatcccttattaaaaatatcttaagtctgattaaattgacaagtgacaaagggctcaagagcagttatttaactgactgattaGGTAGTgcaatgacgtcagttccatgctgaatgaggtagtgagcagaccaatgctgcacaaagtgactagtgcaagccatcatataattagtgtgggggggggttcatagttcagtggtgcctggggcagaagaggggaggggggggggggggggagttcgggagtgagttcagcttcctgacagcctggtggatgaagctgtccttcagtctgctggtcctggcctggagactccgcagtctcctccctgatggcagcagactgaagaagctgtgtgatgggtgagtgggatcacctgtgatgcagagggctttacaggtgagacgtgttccataaatgtcctggagggaggagagagagacaccaatgatcttctcggctgctctcactatgcgttgcagagtctttcggcaggacgcgttgcaggcgccataccacacagtgatgcagctcgtctggatgctctcgatggtgcctctgtagaaggtgtacatgatggggggtggggctctggctctcctcagtttgcggaggaagtagagacgctgttgtgatttcttggccagtgctgcagtgttttcagtccaggagaggtcctctgtgatgtgtacacccaggaacttggtgctgctcactctctccacagtcgcaccgttgatggtcagaggaacttGCTGTGTGTGCGCTCTCCTttagtcaacaacaatctccttcgacttctccacgttcagagagagattgttgtcactgcaccactcggccaggcggctcacctcgctcctgtagtttgtctcatctttgttgctaatgagacccaccacagtcgtgtcatctgcaaacttaataaaaaggttggagttgtgtgatggtgtgcagtcatgggtcagcagagtaaagaggagggggctcagcccacatccttggggggggccccagtgttcagtgtgatggtgctggatgtgttgctgccgacctgtactgcctgaggtcttccagtcagaaagt is a window from the Carassius carassius chromosome 13, fCarCar2.1, whole genome shotgun sequence genome containing:
- the LOC132156083 gene encoding ras and EF-hand domain-containing protein-like, with product MNHSDLQRLFAVCDGNKSGRVEYEDFTSVFQELNVPADEIRTLFNKFDLDGDGYINFSDFSSSFQEVSEALNLALLGNSLQIHRSAWEEFENKLDGDVAFYLGRQWDELKELYEQIHSTSDELVLQQYEDLIKALVAESKEHRMESEQLETSLRRTEELTSSQLAEMEEDLQQQLAHTEERVREEEQKKLDESIAMLQIKHENELADLHTTIERLTKQYQEELKSNSPREDAIKLRAQIRDLMQENEELRSSLMKAQISVSILKVELDRLKNAFMEQKLQHKRESDDLKKMVMEYQSYSNQIESLQEINKTYVSNDGLRSALSQDNASMKRLLSPKNEVPSRVIKPLRQSTMNQSGFTEEDTMALVKFWADKYLDSGVSIQTDIEPMSGSNYDSDDSHNSVETMHHTSYTTPSELKVSEEKSEALGTVARSTASSIFRRRLSAFPVKQIEEDLHDTEDLAPAYRLVLAGDAGSGKSSFLLRLSLNEFRGDIQTTLGVDFQIKKMLVDGEKTNLQIWDTAGQERFRSIARSYFRKAHGVLLLYDVTSESSFLNVREWVEQIWELTDEDIPMCIIGNKVDLREERPEGSCVSAFHGEKLAMAYNALFCEASAKEGTNVIEAVLHLARKIKKHAKLGRRSGSQVKLSCRKRKTTLSNCCGV